The genomic region ATCCTTCTCAAACTCTGCACTTCCTTCGACTGCTCAATCGCCAAATTGCTTTCTGTCTGTATCCGCAAACTCTCCTGGTGGCCCAACGtctaatatgttcgccgttgggccATATGCTAATGAACCTCAACTTGTCTCACCACCTGTCTTCTCAACTTACACAACTGAGCCATCCACAGCACCGTTGACCCCACCACCTGAACTAGCCCATGCAACTACACCTTCTTCTCCAGATGTTCCATATGCTAGATTTCTTTCTTCTTCTATGGATATCAAAACTGCTAGCAAGGAGCATAACATGCCTTTCTTATCAACAACCTATTCTGGTGGTTCAGGACTCCAAGCATCCTACCCACTTTACCCTGAAAGCCCTTGTAGCAGCCTCATCTCACCGGCTTCAGTAACTCCGAGGACTGGTCTATCCTCACCTATACCTGAGCAAGAGGTTCCTCCTGCCCATTGGAAGACCTCTAGGTCCGCGTGCGACACACCATATTTCAGGGCTTCGCCCATTCCTGAGCAAGAAACCACTGCACAATGGAAGACCTCTAGATCTGCTTGTGACACACCGTATGCCAGGACCTCACCAACCAATATTTTTGGTCTGGATTCAAATACCCCGAGAAACTATATGCTAGATAGCAATTTCTTTCGGCCAGCGGCATCTGCTCAGTTCTACCTGGACCAGGCTCAGCAGGCATTTCCACATAATGGCGGGAGGGttagcgtatccagggagaagcaAGATGCCGATGAAATCGAAGCTTACCGAGCTTCATTTGGGTTTAGTGCCGATGAAATTGTCCAATCTCAATCTTATGTTGGGATACCAGATGCGGTTGACGAGTCATTCAGTATATCACCATTTGGAAACAATGCTCCTGCTACTGAGATCTGCCCATTCAGTGATCTGCCTAGTGAGGTTCAGAAGGCGGATAAATCATGCACCTACGTTAAAGATGGCACGAGCCCAAAGAAATCAGCAAACCAACTCTCGATTGATTCTCCAAATAAAGTTCTGCGCTTGGACGTGTTCAAAGGTAACATTAGGTTTTTCTTGCTACTAATCTGCTGGCATGAAATACATATTGTACGCTGATTTCTACACTCAGATTTTAATAGGAACAAACTTGTTATGCCCCTACTAGTGTTGTGTCTCTTTCCACACGTGCTCATTGTATTTCTGCTCTCACATGGCAGTAACAAAAGGGGGTCATCTGTCTGAGGACGAGGGTATTGCGAGAGATGGTCATCCTTTCAGAAGGACAACGGATGAAATATCTCTAAAACCGATAGAGGTAAGGAAGAAATCTCCTCCTGGCCATTCTTGCTCAGACGCAGAGATTGAGTACAGAAGGACAAGGAGTCTGAGGGATGCCAACGGTGTTTTATCGCGGCGTAGCGCATTGGCAAGACAACTGCACTAATAAGTCACTAGTATGCATGGCAATTTCATAGTTCATGTAGAGCAGTGTGTGCATTGAATTTGAGCTGTCATTAGAGTGATCTGTAGGCGAAGAGTAGCCTTTATCGTATATGAGGATTATATTATCAGATTGTGTGTTCTGGGTATGTGATGATGAGCTTTGTACTCTGTTTGAACTCCAAGATCCTCTTTGTAGACACCTGCAGTCTTTCCCAGGAGCAGTGAAATGAAATATCGTTGGCAAATTACAGGAACTGTGTTCTGGTCTTCCTGAATCCTGATGATGTAGGCTGCGTTTGAATTCTGCAGCATGTtgattgggaatctttgttcgttTGGCTTTAATTCGTACCGGCTTTTACTGATTCTAtagtgttttcaagttgttcgtttcGGATTAAAACCAGCTGTATGAACTGCAGCTGCACTCTATAAACATAAAATACTAtagaagctggtacgaattaaagcCAAGTGAGAACGGGCTGTTGTGTTTTTTATTCGCATGTCTCAGCAAGACAGCAACTTGTGTAACGCCAATCTGACGTCTAGGGTCTTATATATATATGCGAAGAAAGCAACAGCTGGTCGACGTCAAGAATATTTTGATCCGTGTTTCACTTGCTGGTTATTATTTATTCTGCTACATAAAAAAAAGAACTCTTTGACGTACTGCTCCACTGACGTTACGGAGAGACGTCATGATTGCCGTTCAAACTAATCGGCGCCATCGCTCCCCCGGCATACATTTGTTTTTTATCTTCCTTGCAACTTTGTGGAAGGCCCTCAAGAAGAGCATTTTCAGCAAGGGTGACATTAGAAGAGGCCGCCATGAACAATGAAGATAAAAGTGTTAAATAAAGTGATTATGAAAGCCAGGGCAGGGCATGGTTTTGGTGATAATGTTTGCGCTCTAAGAACTTCTGCCTCTATTAGTCGATTAGATGTCACATTATCGTTAGACAAACGTTCGCAGTGGGCATCTATGCTATGTACAAAGCTTCTTCCGAAGGCTCTGCGACGGCATGATCCATCTACCCTCACTACACCCCCTACCTACAGCAGCTAGTGTCTTGCTATCGGGCTTCTTGTTCCACCCAGATTCTCAAGGTACGAAAACCTCTTGGTTGCAACTGGCGAGATCTTCGTCAGCTTCGGGCCGACCAAGTCAGATAGCGCCGGCGAAACCGGCTCCATTCTCCCCGTCTTCTCTACCTCGGCTTTAGCGTCTGAGACGACCTTGTCGGTGTCGTCCGAAGCTAAGCTGGCGGCGATTCTCATCGATTCCGTGTTCCTGAGATCTCGAGCGGCCAAGTCCGCGCTCAGAACGTCCTCGATCCGAGACATGACCGTGAAAGCCAGGCTCTCCAGAGTCCTGGAGTAGCTCTCCAAAATGGCAAGGCCAACATCCTGACGAATACAAAAGGGAGGTACGCAAGGCATTCGAATGAACAAACAAAGCAACAAATGGCGTATATCTGACGAGGCATCCCAGTCCCATACATACCTTGTTGCATTGGATCTTGCTTATGTCCAGCGCCGACTGGGCAATGCCAGGAAACCTGTGCTTGATGAGGAGAAGAACGTTCTCCGCCCTCCCTTCGAACATTCCCCGCTTCTCGTGACTATGTCCCCAGGGCAATTTGCTGTCCTTGTTGTGGGTCATTTTCTTCTGCCAGATGACTGCTGAGGCTTCGATCCTGTTCTTCAGATCAACAATGCTGTGTTCATCCGACGAGTCCACGGAGCGTAGCAGTTCTTCAGGGTCGAAATGATCGTCGGTTATAAGTCTGTACACTGAATCCCCAAGGGTGGACTTCCCATTCTAGCAGACGCAGGACAACAGAAGCGGGTAAGAGTCAGTACGTTGTTAGAATTATTATCGTAAACAGAGTACGGCAAGACGCTAGTAGGTATGGTCTTATGGGGATGATCACCTTCGGTAGCGACTCCGTGTACGATTCAGGAACCTCCATCTCCATAAGGACATTAGCGTTGATAGCCATTGCTGCCTTGAGCACCTGCGCAACGAGGTCCTTCTGGTTCTGAAGCCATTTACTGTATGCACCTGACAGACCGTCAGGAGGGACCCTGACAGTCGGGAGCCACCATTTGTCGTCCTGCCTCGGCGTGCTGCCCTTGCCCGGTCCATCTGCGTCTTTCGACGCATACCAGAACTCCTGCTTACCCGCGAAACTGTCGAGGTATTCCTGTTCCACAGGAGGCACACACGCAGCACGGCAGCAGTAACACAAGTTATTAGAGCTTCAGAATTCAGATACCCCTCTGAAGTCAGAACTGTTCAGTGAATGGTCAAGATAGAGCATGCCCATGCTTACAAGGAGCATCGCATCGAGCTTGCGCAGCGCGGGGATGTTCATCTGTAGATCTTGACGTTGCTGGGTTATCATTATCTGTTTGACAGGATACGCGTAAATTTAAGGCAGTCAACGAGCAAAGCTGTACATGTATGTCTGTATAAACGAATTGGACAGTGAAGCTGAATACTTGAATCGCACAGCGGCAGCAAGTACTGAAATAGGGTGATTTCTTACCTCCACGGAGGTCCCATTCTCGGCGACCTGCTGCGAAggaacaaattcaacaatgtggtCGGCGACGGACAAAAGCCAGTCGACCTCCTTCTTCCACCGCGATTTCTGGTCGTCGGCCATGGGCTGCAGACGGCGCTGCTCACCAAACACAGAAGCTGAAAAATATGGCATCATGAGGAAGGAAGAACGCGCAGTTGATCAGGGTTTCCACTACAAATCGGGCAGATTGGCTCAGATTGTGGAACCGCGGAAGGAAATAAATGGTATTtagaaaaggaaaggaaagaaatgATTCTTGGTGGGCGGAGAAAGAAAAATTTTTGTTACCTGCAAGATTAGTGATGGCGTTGGAAAGGGCGAGAGCAGAGGTCACCCCTTTGCCGGTGCCGGACATGTCCTCCCCCAGCAGTAGCTTGGAGAACTTCTCCCTCACCTTCTCCGCGTCTGCAAAGTGCAACCAACCAACGCGAATCATTTCCCCAACACCAACAAGATCCGCGCATATTTGCAGTAGCAGGAGCGGGCGTTAGAGGGTCCAAGAAGAACCGTCACCTGAGGGCGGGCCCTCACGACGGGCCGGCTCGGGCGGCACCGCGAGCGAGGACGAGCTCCCTGCCACCCCCTTGTCCGCCGAAGGGCCGCcggccagcggcggcggcggatgGTCAACGGACAGCCGGCTCCCCTTGGACCCGCAGCTCCTGGACAGCGCCCGCCTGGTGAAAGGCTGCGCCTGCGCGTCCATCGAGGAGGCAGGCGCCCGTGCCGTCCGAGGCCAacgacggcggcgacgacgacctCCGGCGCCTGGACGAGAACCTTTTCGAGGCCGTGGCCGATCTTCTGGAACGGCCGGATCATCACGAGCGCATGGCTGGCGCGCGCGCCCCCGCTACGGCATCCGCAATGTCAACGTGGCGCCTTCTCTTTCTTGGcgcagagagagaaagagagagaggcgGGGAGGAGGGAGGCGGTGGGCGGTGGCTGGCTAGATTTCGGGGACGCTGTGTCTGGCCTCTGGGGCAGAGAGAGGGAAGGAAGAGGAAGCAGAACTGCTGGCAGGCGGCGGTTGCTGCTCGTGGTCGTGGCCTCGTGGGTGGCAGGCGGTGGTTGGTTTCTCGGCTTGCCCCCACGCCAAGCTTGGAAAACGGCAACGTTCCCGGCATGCAGCGCCAGCCTTTTTTTATCGTCCGCGGCCGCCAAATATAAGAGCCGCACGTCTAGATAGCACACACAGCACGGACTGCGAAATCTTCCGCTGCTCGTGCGATAATGTCATGAACCGTGCACTGCAGGGTGGCGTTGCCCTCTTGTCCTCCTGCTTGTGGATCGGTGGATGAGTACAAATTCCTCATCGCGGTTACCTTGTCCTTTTGAGTTTAAACCATAGCAGCAGTAAAAAGAAGGCAAATTGTGCAAAGAGCCCAATGTCTAGAGATAGGCAGATAGCACAGCACGGGCTGCAAAAATCTTTCGCTGCTCGTGCGATAATGTCAGGAACCGTGCAGTGCAGGGCGGCGTTGCCCTCCTGTCCTGCTTGTGGATCGGTAGATAAGTACAAATTCCTCAGCGCGGTTACTTTTTACTTTTGAGTTGAAACCATAACAGCGGGGCCGTTGCTGACTTTTTAGGTTCCAGATCGGAATCCGATAAAAAAATCTCATCCacacacaaatatatatatatatatacactattGAATATTGAATGTAAAAATTATTATACACTGTTTCaaagtttataagatgataaatataaaatatagccaAAACAGTTGTTACTGGTATCATTTAAAAATGGTTTTTTTAAGATGGTGCCATCAGTTTTGCTTGTGTCCTCATTTTCACTCTTAGTCATGTTTTTTACTCAGTTTTATCTCAGTTTTGTCCTTCTAAGTATTGTCTTTCTTAGAATGACAAAACTGAGTAAAAACACGACTAGATGGAAAAatgagaacacgagcaaaactgagGGCACAAACTTAAAAACCCTTAAAAATATTAAAGGACTAGTTTAGGTGCTCTTGAATTGGAGTGATGTGAAGAGAAGTGAGTGTTTAAATTTGTAATAAGTCAAAATCTCGATCAATACATCTCAACCCATCCTTAATCTCTCCCATTCCAAAAGTTTCTAAACTAGGCCTAAGAGTGTGTTTGATTCATTTTTTGAATCAGAGTCGCTGtaaaaaaaattaaaatatcAATAAATCTCTAACTCGATTCAAAATCATCTTCTACTATAGATTTTCCGGATTTTCCCATGTTACCATAACAACACATCTATAATTAACAGTTATTTTAACTAAATATATTTTAAAATTTTCATAACTGTTAGCTAGTCTCTTTCCTCAACCATGAACTGGTAATTTTCGAAGTCCGTAGGGCAGGTCGATTTGGCTTGGTTCGTTGCCAATTCTCATAAGTCAATCTCGTGCATTTTTTTATTCGTGTTTCCGTGCCCTGTCACGACGGCCCAGCCGGGTACAACTCGGCAAAATCGTGAggagaaaaaaaaaggaagaaaAATAAAATGCCGGGAAGTGCAGGGGAGCTCGAAAAAACTGGGGCAGTCATGTCATTCGTCCCGACCCATGCTTGAGCCCGAACTCCCGGA from Zea mays cultivar B73 chromosome 6, Zm-B73-REFERENCE-NAM-5.0, whole genome shotgun sequence harbors:
- the LOC100277410 gene encoding hydroxyproline-rich glycoprotein family protein isoform X1; the encoded protein is MSSVGSGSGTRAANGAAAISAAATAAGSADARFHPQLLQQQDRQSRWAGCFSGLSCFGSQKGGKRIVPAARTSDGNGSNARGNGLQSGANSNQNMPMNLSLLAPPSSPASFSNSALPSTAQSPNCFLSVSANSPGGPTSNMFAVGPYANEPQLVSPPVFSTYTTEPSTAPLTPPPELAHATTPSSPDVPYARFLSSSMDIKTASKEHNMPFLSTTYSGGSGLQASYPLYPESPCSSLISPASVTPRTGLSSPIPEQEVPPAHWKTSRSACDTPYFRASPIPEQETTAQWKTSRSACDTPYARTSPTNIFGLDSNTPRNYMLDSNFFRPAASAQFYLDQAQQAFPHNGGRVSVSREKQDADEIEAYRASFGFSADEIVQSQSYVGIPDAVDESFSISPFGNNAPATEICPFSDLPSEVQKADKSCTYVKDGTSPKKSANQLSIDSPNKVLRLDVFKVTKGGHLSEDEGIARDGHPFRRTTDEISLKPIEVRKKSPPGHSCSDAEIEYRRTRSLRDANGVLSRRSALARQLH
- the LOC100274290 gene encoding uncharacterized LOC100274290, which encodes MDAQAQPFTRRALSRSCGSKGSRLSVDHPPPPLAGGPSADKGVAGSSSSLAVPPEPARREGPPSDAEKVREKFSKLLLGEDMSGTGKGVTSALALSNAITNLAASVFGEQRRLQPMADDQKSRWKKEVDWLLSVADHIVEFVPSQQVAENGTSVEIMITQQRQDLQMNIPALRKLDAMLLEYLDSFAGKQEFWYASKDADGPGKGSTPRQDDKWWLPTVRVPPDGLSGAYSKWLQNQKDLVAQVLKAAMAINANVLMEMEVPESYTESLPKNGKSTLGDSVYRLITDDHFDPEELLRSVDSSDEHSIVDLKNRIEASAVIWQKKMTHNKDSKLPWGHSHEKRGMFEGRAENVLLLIKHRFPGIAQSALDISKIQCNKVCMGLGCLVRYTPFVALFVHSNALRTSLLYSSGCWPCHFGELLQDSGEPGFHGHVSDRGRSERGLGRSRSQEHGIDENRRQLSFGRHRQGRLRR